A genome region from Coprococcus phoceensis includes the following:
- a CDS encoding DUF4230 domain-containing protein produces the protein MLKFIGKHLTKNVVIVLAVVLVIALGAIGLRSVITSESKTTKIGFENIGELATQSAYCTEVNVTDDWRKLFGIKIPFTQSKYIYSYDFVIKAGYDFKDIKWSEKGDKIEVTLPEVKVLSNEIDLDSFKVYHEEESIFSPITLDESNEALENLKKTAQDDAIANGLFENARSNAETILTGFFGNVYDLDKYEIVFQDK, from the coding sequence ATGCTGAAATTTATAGGAAAGCATCTTACAAAAAATGTAGTTATCGTTCTTGCAGTGGTTTTGGTAATCGCACTTGGGGCAATTGGACTGCGCAGTGTAATCACATCGGAGAGCAAGACTACGAAAATAGGATTTGAAAATATTGGGGAATTGGCGACACAATCCGCATATTGCACAGAAGTAAATGTGACCGATGACTGGAGAAAGCTGTTCGGAATCAAAATACCATTTACTCAGAGTAAATATATTTATAGCTACGATTTTGTGATCAAGGCAGGGTATGATTTTAAAGATATCAAGTGGAGTGAAAAAGGTGACAAGATTGAAGTGACACTCCCGGAGGTGAAAGTCTTGAGCAACGAGATTGACTTGGATTCCTTTAAAGTGTACCATGAAGAAGAGAGTATTTTCAGCCCGATTACCTTAGATGAAAGCAACGAAGCATTGGAGAATCTGAAAAAGACAGCGCAGGACGATGCCATTGCAAATGGATTGTTTGAGAATGCGAGAAGTAATGCAGAGACAATTTTGACAGGATTTTTTGGAAATGTCTATGATTTGGATAAATATGAGATTGTCTTTCAGGATAAATAA
- a CDS encoding DnaJ C-terminal domain-containing protein: METKRDYYEVLGVNREAEEGAIKKAYRKLAKKYHPDTNAGNAQAEQRFKEITEAYTVLSDPKKRKLYDQFGHAAFDGSGPQEGAYYRNAGNTGNGGYREYHFEGGDMDDIFGDIFGDMFHGKNSGGFGKRGFGGREFSGRGSDVEADVAVSFDEAVFGGDKVIHLRGQDGNVQSLQVHIPAGIETGKTIRLRGKGNPGINGGGSGDLLLRVTVGEKPGYERKGRDIYTTVQIPYTTAVFGGEARVKTIHGEVICKIREGTQSGSKIRLRGKGVVSMKNPSQYGDQYVTVQIQVPKNLSAEAKQKLREFEKLASQSSNGHAA, from the coding sequence GTGGAAACAAAACGTGATTATTATGAGGTTCTTGGAGTCAACCGAGAGGCAGAAGAAGGGGCTATTAAGAAGGCATATCGAAAGCTGGCAAAAAAATATCATCCGGATACGAATGCAGGAAATGCTCAGGCAGAGCAGAGATTTAAAGAGATTACAGAAGCATATACGGTTTTGAGTGATCCCAAAAAACGAAAACTATATGATCAGTTTGGTCATGCGGCGTTTGATGGAAGTGGTCCGCAGGAAGGCGCATATTACAGAAATGCCGGAAATACCGGAAATGGAGGTTATCGGGAATATCATTTCGAAGGTGGTGACATGGACGATATTTTCGGAGATATTTTTGGTGATATGTTTCATGGAAAGAATAGTGGAGGATTTGGAAAGCGTGGATTTGGCGGTCGAGAATTTTCCGGCAGAGGGTCTGATGTGGAAGCAGATGTCGCTGTAAGTTTTGACGAAGCTGTTTTCGGAGGGGATAAAGTCATTCATTTAAGAGGTCAGGATGGAAATGTACAATCACTTCAGGTTCACATTCCGGCAGGAATTGAGACAGGAAAGACAATCCGCTTGAGAGGAAAAGGCAATCCGGGAATCAACGGTGGAGGGAGTGGAGACTTATTACTTCGTGTCACGGTAGGAGAAAAGCCGGGATATGAAAGAAAAGGAAGGGATATCTACACGACGGTTCAGATACCGTACACGACAGCAGTATTTGGAGGAGAAGCCCGTGTAAAAACAATACATGGAGAGGTTATTTGCAAGATTCGAGAAGGAACGCAGTCAGGAAGTAAGATCCGTCTGCGGGGAAAAGGCGTTGTATCCATGAAAAATCCATCTCAGTACGGTGATCAGTATGTAACAGTACAGATTCAGGTGCCAAAGAATTTAAGCGCAGAGGCAAAACAAAAATTAAGAGAATTTGAAAAATTAGCCAGCCAAAGCAGTAATGGGCATGCAGCATAG
- a CDS encoding DUF6773 family protein gives MQSEAFILIIAILALSIFIKAYMLDMGVREYLTEMIVMIVSIVYLSIRGAMVGYSSMDNLYFGKKFKVIFALLLAVLITVFNGIRNYTMYGEKYTGILDVHFLAVIGVTFISSLIFVTLILGAVYSIEKIGQKRLEKQFNNDEE, from the coding sequence ATTCAGAGTGAAGCATTTATTTTAATTATTGCTATTTTAGCACTATCTATTTTTATAAAAGCATATATGCTAGATATGGGAGTACGAGAATATTTAACAGAAATGATTGTTATGATTGTTTCAATCGTGTATCTTTCAATCAGAGGTGCAATGGTCGGATACAGTTCAATGGATAACTTATATTTTGGGAAAAAATTTAAGGTAATTTTTGCTCTACTATTAGCAGTTCTGATTACCGTTTTTAACGGAATTAGAAATTATACTATGTATGGGGAAAAATATACTGGAATATTGGACGTACATTTTCTTGCTGTAATAGGTGTTACTTTTATTTCTTCTCTCATTTTTGTTACTTTAATTTTGGGAGCTGTATATTCTATTGAAAAAATAGGACAAAAACGACTTGAAAAACAGTTTAATAATGATGAGGAATAA
- a CDS encoding IS4 family transposase has protein sequence MSSISQNNSNEVALLDCVQKFFIKHHVGRLLKQCNGTKEKGVSSVSLLKYKMGNIFTGRSMYMQQKTGSFKEAFSKNTFYRFLNSTKTNWLRFTSLLAADIVKNDLKHLTDDSRKNVFIIDDSLFHRTSCKKTELGSKVFDHTGMNYKKGFRMLTVSWSDGNTLIPVNSCLLASSKESNIIGPVKAFDKRTLAGKRRKLAQTKAPEAMLTLLDTAVSAGLSAEYVLFDSWFSNPAQITALKSRGMDVIAMIKKSSRIKYTYGEDQLNIKEIYSRNKKRRGRSRYLLSVDVMVGKENPIPAKIVCVRNKANRKDWLAFICTDTSLSEEEIIRIYGKRWKIEVFFKTCKSMLNLIGECHSLSYDALTAHVAIVFTRYMLLAMEQRQNEDQRTLGELFFFLVDEMADITFYRSLSILMDAFMASLQELLKLSDEQLARFTADFESRLPEYLRNALHPLATVA, from the coding sequence ATGTCCAGTATATCACAGAACAATAGCAATGAGGTAGCATTACTTGATTGTGTCCAGAAGTTTTTTATCAAGCATCACGTTGGCAGGTTGTTGAAGCAATGCAACGGCACCAAAGAGAAAGGCGTTTCCTCTGTTTCTCTGCTTAAGTATAAGATGGGGAACATTTTCACTGGAAGAAGTATGTATATGCAACAGAAAACAGGTTCCTTCAAAGAAGCGTTTTCCAAGAACACCTTCTATCGTTTTCTGAATTCTACGAAAACCAACTGGCTCCGTTTTACATCACTTCTTGCTGCTGACATCGTGAAGAATGATCTAAAGCACCTTACTGATGACTCCCGTAAGAACGTGTTTATCATCGACGACAGTCTGTTCCATCGTACAAGCTGCAAAAAGACAGAACTGGGATCTAAAGTCTTTGATCATACGGGAATGAACTACAAGAAAGGCTTCCGTATGCTGACCGTAAGCTGGAGCGATGGGAATACGCTGATTCCTGTAAACAGCTGTCTCCTGGCTTCATCCAAAGAGTCGAACATCATCGGCCCTGTGAAGGCATTTGATAAGAGAACTCTTGCCGGAAAGCGTCGTAAGCTTGCACAGACAAAAGCTCCGGAGGCAATGCTTACACTCCTTGATACCGCTGTATCTGCGGGGCTTTCTGCAGAATATGTGCTTTTTGATTCCTGGTTTTCCAATCCTGCACAGATAACTGCGCTTAAGTCTAGAGGAATGGATGTCATTGCCATGATCAAGAAAAGCAGCCGCATCAAGTACACTTATGGTGAGGACCAGCTTAATATCAAGGAAATATATTCCAGGAACAAGAAACGTCGTGGCCGTTCCAGGTATCTTCTTTCTGTTGATGTGATGGTAGGGAAAGAGAATCCCATTCCAGCAAAAATCGTTTGCGTAAGAAACAAGGCCAATCGTAAGGATTGGCTTGCTTTCATATGCACAGATACATCGCTCTCCGAAGAAGAAATCATCCGCATCTATGGCAAACGCTGGAAAATCGAGGTCTTTTTCAAGACCTGCAAGTCTATGCTGAATCTGATTGGTGAATGTCATAGCTTATCTTATGATGCACTGACTGCTCACGTAGCAATCGTGTTTACCAGATACATGTTACTTGCAATGGAGCAGAGACAGAATGAAGATCAACGAACCCTAGGGGAACTGTTCTTTTTTCTGGTAGATGAAATGGCAGATATCACTTTCTACCGTTCACTTAGCATCCTGATGGATGCTTTCATGGCAAGCCTTCAGGAACTTCTGAAGCTTAGTGACGAACAGTTGGCTAGATTTACTGCTGATTTTGAGTCCAGACTGCCGGAATATCTGCGTAATGCACTCCATCCACTGGCTACTGTGGCATAA
- a CDS encoding Hsp20/alpha crystallin family protein, which produces MLRPSIFNDNLFDDFFEFPFFDDRAERKLYGHNAKNIMKTDIKEHKDGYELEIDLPGFHKDEIQAELKDGYLTISAAKQLNQDEKEKESGKYIRRERYSGSCQRSFYVGDEITQEDIKAEFKHGILKLFVPKKEAKPEVEQRKFVSIEGE; this is translated from the coding sequence ATGTTAAGACCTAGTATTTTTAATGATAATTTATTTGATGATTTCTTTGAATTCCCATTCTTTGATGATCGGGCAGAGAGAAAATTATATGGACACAATGCGAAAAACATTATGAAGACAGACATCAAAGAACATAAAGACGGATATGAGCTTGAGATTGATCTTCCGGGATTTCATAAAGATGAGATTCAGGCTGAGTTAAAAGATGGATATTTGACTATCAGCGCAGCAAAACAGTTGAATCAGGATGAGAAGGAAAAAGAATCCGGAAAATATATTCGTCGTGAACGCTACAGCGGATCTTGCCAGAGAAGTTTCTATGTGGGAGACGAGATTACACAGGAAGACATCAAAGCGGAATTCAAACATGGCATTTTGAAACTGTTTGTTCCAAAGAAAGAAGCAAAGCCGGAAGTAGAGCAAAGAAAATTTGTATCAATTGAAGGCGAATAA
- a CDS encoding helix-turn-helix domain-containing protein: MKQTFKKPSYYLLSQAMDGGEKAIEKILAFYDPYISKCCLRPLYDEYGNVYIVVDMELKGLIREALIKMILGFDIALEIEEE, from the coding sequence ATGAAGCAAACATTTAAGAAGCCGTCCTACTATTTGCTTTCACAAGCAATGGACGGAGGCGAAAAAGCGATTGAAAAGATACTGGCATTTTATGACCCGTACATATCAAAGTGCTGTCTGCGTCCACTCTATGATGAATACGGCAATGTTTATATTGTTGTAGATATGGAATTAAAGGGACTTATCAGAGAAGCACTTATCAAAATGATTTTAGGGTTTGATATCGCCTTAGAAATCGAAGAAGAATAA
- a CDS encoding helix-turn-helix transcriptional regulator, translating into MKNKRIKIARLECDMSQEDLAKTVGVTRQTIGLIEAGNYNPTLKLCLAICKALNKTLDDLFWEE; encoded by the coding sequence GTGAAGAATAAAAGAATAAAAATTGCTAGACTTGAGTGTGATATGAGTCAAGAAGATTTAGCAAAAACAGTAGGTGTAACACGTCAAACAATCGGATTGATTGAAGCTGGAAATTATAACCCGACACTTAAACTTTGTTTAGCAATCTGTAAAGCACTTAATAAGACTTTAGACGATTTATTTTGGGAGGAATAA
- the pepI gene encoding proline iminopeptidase, whose product MAKITEGYMPYLGYQTYYRIVGERKNNGKAPLICLHGGPGSTHNYYEVLDNVADDDDRMIVMYDQIGCGNSYLDGHPELWNQKVWLDELDALRKHLGLDECHIIGQSWGGMMQIAYAIDYKPQGIKSFIISSGHPSSSLWEREGLRRIKMMPQDMQDAINHALETGDFTGEAYDAAVAEYMDRYCNYWLGEDAPECCKRPKKSGSESYVEGWGPNEFAPTGTLKDFEYIDRLGEIKIPSLICSGISDLCSPLVAKTMADGIPNSKWILWERARHTCFVDRHDDYCVELIKWMNKYD is encoded by the coding sequence ATGGCAAAAATTACAGAAGGCTATATGCCATACCTTGGCTATCAGACATATTATAGAATAGTCGGTGAAAGAAAAAACAATGGAAAAGCACCTTTGATCTGTCTCCACGGCGGACCGGGTTCTACTCACAATTATTATGAGGTATTAGATAACGTCGCTGACGACGATGACCGTATGATCGTTATGTATGACCAAATCGGCTGTGGGAACTCATACCTCGACGGACATCCAGAACTTTGGAATCAAAAAGTTTGGTTAGACGAACTTGATGCTTTAAGAAAACATCTTGGATTAGATGAGTGTCATATTATCGGACAATCCTGGGGTGGCATGATGCAGATTGCTTATGCAATTGATTACAAACCACAGGGCATTAAAAGTTTCATCATTTCCAGCGGTCACCCAAGCAGCTCTCTTTGGGAGCGAGAAGGTCTTCGCCGCATCAAGATGATGCCACAGGATATGCAGGACGCGATCAACCATGCACTCGAAACGGGTGATTTCACAGGAGAAGCTTATGATGCGGCCGTTGCTGAATATATGGACAGATACTGCAACTATTGGCTAGGTGAGGATGCTCCTGAGTGTTGTAAAAGACCTAAAAAATCCGGTTCTGAGTCTTATGTTGAAGGATGGGGACCAAACGAGTTTGCACCTACAGGCACTCTCAAGGACTTCGAGTACATTGACAGACTTGGTGAGATCAAGATCCCTTCGCTGATCTGCAGCGGTATCTCAGATCTTTGCTCTCCTCTTGTTGCCAAAACAATGGCAGACGGAATTCCAAACTCCAAATGGATTCTTTGGGAACGTGCGAGACATACCTGCTTCGTAGACAGACATGATGACTACTGTGTAGAACTCATCAAATGGATGAACAAATACGACTAA
- a CDS encoding tyrosine-type recombinase/integrase encodes MAISRKDPKGRKLREGENWRNDGRYSYRYTDVRTGKRLTVYAQDLPELREKEKQIAKDMEDNILTDGAIKKMTLNTLFERYMATRELADTTRVSYVRAWENRVKDEIGNIKVVQLLPSHIKAYYAKLSKAGYAYSTIKYIHNLLYPALEMAVDDDIIRKNPAKSSISDYGKPAEEKEALTVSQQEKFMEFVKQSNVYNTYYPMFTIMIGTGLRCGELIGLTWKDINIKAKTVNVDHQLIYKNLGDGCKFHISTPKTESGIRIIPTTQEVAKAFEEQRKINFMLAKDKSIEVDGYSGFVFTAKSGRPLMPNGVNSVLYNIVDAYNKTEVERAKKEHRKAELLPKFSAHVMRHTACTRMAECRMDVKVLQYIMGHAHIDVTMEVYNHIGELTRIENEIARLDSMVLNA; translated from the coding sequence ATGGCAATTAGTAGAAAAGACCCAAAAGGAAGAAAATTAAGAGAGGGCGAAAACTGGCGTAATGATGGAAGATACAGTTATCGTTATACAGATGTAAGAACAGGCAAGAGATTGACAGTCTATGCACAAGATTTACCAGAGCTTCGAGAAAAAGAGAAACAGATTGCAAAGGATATGGAAGATAATATATTGACAGACGGAGCAATCAAAAAAATGACGCTTAACACGTTGTTTGAGCGTTATATGGCAACTCGTGAGCTGGCTGATACTACAAGAGTTAGTTATGTTCGTGCTTGGGAAAACAGAGTAAAAGACGAGATTGGAAATATTAAAGTTGTTCAGCTTTTACCCTCACATATTAAAGCGTATTATGCGAAGCTTTCCAAAGCTGGATATGCTTATTCTACAATCAAGTATATTCATAACCTGCTTTATCCTGCATTAGAAATGGCTGTTGATGATGATATTATCCGAAAGAACCCTGCAAAAAGTTCCATTAGCGATTATGGAAAACCAGCAGAGGAAAAAGAAGCCTTAACAGTTTCTCAACAAGAAAAGTTTATGGAGTTTGTAAAACAGAGCAATGTCTATAACACATATTATCCTATGTTTACCATAATGATTGGTACGGGGTTAAGGTGTGGGGAGCTTATTGGTCTTACATGGAAAGATATAAACATCAAGGCAAAAACGGTTAATGTAGACCACCAGCTCATTTATAAGAATTTAGGCGACGGTTGCAAGTTCCATATCTCAACACCAAAAACGGAGTCGGGTATTCGTATTATACCTACGACACAAGAAGTTGCAAAAGCCTTTGAGGAACAAAGGAAAATCAATTTCATGCTTGCAAAGGATAAGAGCATTGAGGTGGACGGGTATTCGGGGTTTGTCTTTACAGCGAAATCGGGCAGACCGCTTATGCCGAATGGCGTAAATAGTGTTTTATATAACATTGTAGACGCATATAACAAAACCGAAGTAGAGAGAGCAAAAAAAGAGCATAGGAAAGCAGAACTGTTACCAAAGTTTTCAGCTCATGTAATGCGTCACACAGCTTGTACCAGAATGGCAGAGTGCCGTATGGACGTAAAAGTTCTTCAATATATTATGGGACACGCTCATATAGATGTAACAATGGAAGTGTACAATCATATTGGAGAGCTGACAAGGATTGAAAATGAGATTGCAAGACTAGATAGTATGGTGTTAAATGCTTGA
- a CDS encoding RNA polymerase sigma factor: protein MKPSDFQKTVQCRFESCLKKVVRHVVKDYQKKLKRRQKEETLFCELSEIVVENLAVWDDYDTDYTIFNVCGNDIRVYDDELAEALKQLSERNRETLLMYYFLEMNNEEIAKKQNISRSGVFQNRHNSLALMKKLLKEKQ from the coding sequence ATGAAACCGTCTGACTTCCAGAAAACAGTTCAATGCCGTTTTGAAAGTTGTTTGAAGAAAGTTGTCCGACATGTTGTTAAGGACTATCAGAAGAAATTAAAACGACGACAAAAGGAAGAAACACTCTTTTGTGAACTTTCAGAAATCGTTGTAGAAAATCTGGCTGTCTGGGACGACTATGATACGGACTATACGATTTTCAATGTATGCGGTAATGATATTCGTGTCTATGATGATGAATTGGCAGAAGCCTTGAAACAGTTATCCGAGCGTAACCGTGAAACTTTGCTGATGTATTACTTCTTGGAAATGAACAACGAAGAAATTGCAAAAAAGCAGAATATTTCCAGAAGCGGTGTATTCCAAAATCGACATAACTCATTGGCACTTATGAAAAAATTACTAAAGGAGAAACAGTAA
- a CDS encoding antirestriction protein ArdA gives MQETRVLVETRGTAGEETTSYWFDLPIEVAEFEEKLGVGAESGDYRIIEKVLPYADEVHEHTSVYQLNELDFMYRQLSSDMQEEYVSLLTVFENLEALYICRNVITVYPDCKSMIDVARQKLMNDPTFKHLSEDCQEYYFDFEAYASHLQEHGKFLVTEHGIFELPE, from the coding sequence ATGCAGGAAACAAGGGTGCTGGTGGAAACGAGAGGAACAGCTGGCGAAGAAACAACATCATACTGGTTCGACCTGCCGATAGAGGTTGCCGAGTTTGAAGAAAAGTTAGGTGTCGGTGCAGAAAGTGGGGATTACCGCATTATCGAAAAGGTGTTGCCTTATGCTGATGAAGTTCACGAACATACAAGCGTGTATCAGCTTAACGAATTAGATTTTATGTACCGCCAGCTTTCAAGTGATATGCAGGAAGAATATGTATCACTACTTACGGTGTTTGAGAATTTAGAAGCACTTTATATTTGCAGGAACGTGATTACCGTTTATCCAGACTGCAAAAGCATGATAGATGTTGCAAGGCAAAAGCTGATGAACGACCCGACGTTCAAACATCTGTCCGAGGACTGTCAAGAATACTATTTTGACTTTGAAGCCTACGCTTCTCACTTGCAGGAACACGGGAAATTTTTAGTAACAGAACACGGTATCTTTGAACTGCCAGAGTAG